From the genome of Ananas comosus cultivar F153 linkage group 16, ASM154086v1, whole genome shotgun sequence, one region includes:
- the LOC109722065 gene encoding pentatricopeptide repeat-containing protein At4g32450, mitochondrial-like produces MAIAVLARRAITRSRFSSPSFLRVLASSPISPFLRVSEWSFSQSISRLPIELDCARSLMLLRNASNSAVERIDGEFDQDPNSRKRGEGVEAFGRISNDHRGYGNVGNIQPHHHPTGFNKEKNTGVQLVQNGNYGYNGGQHYQTANSYYNSSSNVPNNQQSINRERSTNGYSGNYQEQTYWGTHGYNRENPRSVIPNHRQSFSGENTDGRHYGCNHGQPYENPDGNNGNNPSNQPSFSGERTIDTYERSETFYSEKPSVFQYNYQAGFQTATTGQPYHNQSGAYKENNAGFDQGPNVKYGDNTGNTYPNPNIYNSTKPRGDIPSNQLGFSGETTTDIYQSPQEPTWCNGVNPLPAQQNNIPFQSGIDYPLPMATSQTNEMSFSGGSPENVETSGYKGTVDELDEFCKDNKVKEAVEVLDLLEKNGVVVDLPRYFRLMQACGEASSLEEAKKIHDHISRIMVNVEVGVHNKILEMYTKCGSMDDAIKLFESMPQRNLTSWDTMILGFANNGLGEEALDLFSEFKQLGLKPDSYMFVNVFFACGVLGAVDEGMLHFESMQKDFGINPKIEHYVSIVDMLGRSGYLEEALEFIEQMPVEPSVDVWETLMNLCRVNGNLELGDRCAEIVERLDPSKLNEQAKLGLLPVKASDLAKEKERKKANLLEVRNRVHEYRAGDRSHPEHEKIYHQLRCLSAQMKEAGYIPDTRFVLHDIDQESKEEALLAHSERLAIGYGLMTSGARSPIRIIKNLRACGDCHTALKIISKLVGRQLIVRDAKRFHHFENGVCSCKDYW; encoded by the exons atgGCGATCGCGGTGCTCGCTCGAAGAGCCATTACGCGATCTCGCTTCTCTTCTCCGAGCTTTTTGAGGGTCCTCGCCTCTTCCCCAATCTCTCCCTTCTTAAGGGTTTCTGAATGGAGCTTCTCCCAATCGATCTCCAG GCTTCCTATAGAGTTGGATTGTGCACGGTCCTTGATGCTGCTTCGTAACGCTAGTAATTCTGCTGTGGAGAGGATTGATGGCGAATTCGATCAGGATCCAAACTCGCGCAAGAGAGGCGAGGGTGTAGAAGCTTTTGGGAGAATCTCAAATGATCATCGTGGTTACGGTAATGTAGGAAATATACAGCCTCATCATCACCCAACCGGGTTCAATAAAGAGAAGAATACAGGGGTTCAACTAGTGCAAAATGGGAATTACGGATATAATGGCGGACAACATTATCAAACTGCAAATAGTTACTACAATTCCAGTAGCAACGTCCCAAATAACCAACAATCAATTAATAGAGAGAGATCCACTAATGGGTATAGTGGAAATTATCAAGAACAAACATATTGGGGTACTCATGGATATAACAGAGAGAACCCGAGAAGTGTTATTCCAAATCACCGACAATCATTTAGCGGAGAAAACACTGATGGTAGGCATTATGGTTGTAATCATGGACAACCATATGAAAATCCTGATGGAAATAATGGAAATAACCCTAGTAACCAGCCTAGTTTTAGTGGAGAGAGAACTATTGATACTTATGAGAGATCTGAAACTTTTTATTCAGAAAAGCCTTCTGTTTTCCAATATAACTACCAAGCTGGGTTTCAAACAGCAACCACTGGCCAGCCTTATCATAATCAAAGTGGAGCTTATAAAGAGAACAATGCAGGATTTGATCAAGGCCCTAATGTGAAATATGGTGATAATACAGGAAATACctatccaaatccaaatatatACAACAGTACGAAACCAAGAGGTGATATACCAAGTAACCAACTAGGCTTCTCTGGAGAGACGACTACAGATATCTACCAGAGTCCTCAGGAGCCAACTTGGTGTAATGGCGTGAATCCTCTACCAGCCCAGCAGAATAATATTCCATTTCAGAGTGGGATTGATTATCCTCTGCCGATGGCTACTAGCCAAACTAATGAGATGTCATTTTCTGGTGGATCTCCGGAAAATGTTGAAACTAGTGGTTATAAAGGTACTGTTGATGAACTGGATGAGTTCTGCAAAGACAACAAAGTGAAAGAAGCCGTAGAAGTTCTGGACTTGTTAGAAAAAAACGGCGTAGTCGTGGACCTCCCTAGGTATTTCCGGTTGATGCAAGCATGCGGTGAAGCTTCTTCTCTTGAGGAAGCGAAAAAAATCCATGATCACATTTCACGAATAATGGTCAATGTTGAAGTCGGTGTTCAcaacaaaattttagaaatgtaCACAAAGTGTGGATCGATGGATGATGCGATAAAGCTATTCGAGAGTATGCCTCAGAGGAATTTAACTTCTTGGGATACGATGATATTGGGTTTTGCTAATAATGGTCTTGGTGAGGAAGCGCTTGATCTTTTTAGTGAGTTTAAGCAGTTGGGACTTAAGCCGGACAGTTACATGTTTGTCAATGTCTTCTTTGCATGTGGAGTTCTAGGAGCAGTTGACGAGGGAATGCTACATTTTGAATCAATGCAAAAGGATTTTGGCATCAACCCTAAGATAGAACACTATGTGAGCATTGTAGATATGCTTGGACGATCGGGGTATTTGGAAGAAGCCCTAGAATTCATTGAACAAATGCCTGTCGAACCAAGTGTTGATGTTTGGGAAACTTTAATGAACCTTTGTCGGGTTAATGGTAATTTGGAACTTGGGGATAGATGTGCTGAGATCGTTGAGCGCTTGGACCCTTCCAAATTAAACGAACAGGCTAAATTGGGTCTTTTACCTGTCAAAGCTTCGGACCTTgcgaaggagaaagagaggaaaaaggcCAATCTTCTTGAGGTTAGAAATAGGGTTCACGAGTATAGGGCGGGCGATCGATCCCATCCTGAACATGAGAAGATTTATCACCAATTGAGGTGTTTGTCAGCTCAAATGAAAGAGGCCGGTTATATTCCAGATACCCGATTCGTTCTGCATGACATTGACCAAGAGTCAAAAGAGGAAGCTTTGCTAGCTCACAGTGAGAGATTGGCTATCGGTTACGGTCTTATGACTAGTGGTGCCCGTTCGCCTATCCGAATTATTAAAAACCTTCGTGCATGTGGAGATTGCCACACTGCTTTGAAGATAATCTCAAAACTTGTTGGCCGACAACTCATTGTGCGGGATGCGAAGAGGTTTCACCATTTTGAGAATGGGGTATGCTCTTGCAAGGACTATTGGTGA
- the LOC109722066 gene encoding uncharacterized protein LOC109722066 — MGAPTVTLTLTLTRHPPPPPLTSSSLLPPNRLLLLLPRRSSSAAALVGGGGGMIRVAAYMERNPNSAGAIASKLIGALPVVGLLARIFADEGGVGDDIVDFAEFRRRVGKKCGVTDSQAFYEFRDRRGRAGDPLYVLLCCWLAAVGAGLLKSEEIFEGVARLRISNDIEFEEETFLAMMNAAKEKRATLKSPPPEIPMEIRAEKALEGIYVCCFGQDPIEEEDAKLLRTILNAVFPSVGRPKIDRIVTSMAQQIASGERKSYPGQKTLSKEAVERQMKDLEFLQQKRENSI, encoded by the exons ATGGGGGCTCCTACggtaaccctaaccctaacgctAACCAggcaccctcctcctcctccgctcacctcctcctctctcctacCACCcaaccgcctcctcctcctactcccTCGCCGgagctcctccgccgccgccctcgtcgGCGGGGGCGGAGGGATGATTAGGGTGGCGGCGTACATGGAGCGGAACCCTAACTCGGCGGGGGCCATCGCGAGCAAGTTGATCGGGGCGCTCCCCGTGGTGGGGCTCCTCGCGAGGATCTTTGCCGACGAGGGCGGCGTCGGCGACGACATCGTCGACTTCGCCGAGTTCCGCCGCCGCGTCGGCAAGAAGTGCGGCGTCACCGACTCCCAGGCCTTCTACGAATTCAGAGATCGCCGCGGCCGG GCAGGAGATCCGTTGTACGTTCTCTTATGCTGTTGGTTGGCTGCCGTCGGCGCTGGCCTTTTGAAGTCCGAAGAGATATTCGAAGGAGTAGCGAGGCTTCGCATTTCCAACGACATTGAGTTTGAGGAGGAGACCTTTTTAGCTATGATGAATGCAGCAAAAGAG AAACGTGCAACGTTGAAGTCTCCACCGCCAGAAATTCCGATGGAGATTCGAGCGGAAAAAGCTCTCGAAGGCATATACGTGTGTTGCTTCGGCCAAGATCCCATAGAAGAAGAGGATGCAAAATTGTTACGTACCATCTTGAATGCGGTATTCCCGTCAGTCGGAAGACCCAAGATTGATAGGATTGTTACTTCCATGGCACAGCAAATTGCTTCTGGTGAGAGGAAAAGCTATCCGGGTCAAAAAACTCTATCAAAAGAGGCCGTAGAGCGGCAAATGAAGGACCTCGAATTTCTGCAACAGAAAAGAGAGAATTCGATTTGA
- the LOC109722050 gene encoding uncharacterized protein LOC109722050 (The sequence of the model RefSeq protein was modified relative to this genomic sequence to represent the inferred CDS: added 89 bases not found in genome assembly) — MAAFLRALSAAAALPAAAAAVSLSTSSSSSSRCFLLSRRLCSRNPSRPLRPSATRREIGLGDGSGSKVLLKEMEYPELEKWVHSHGFRSGQAMMLWKCLYGNNTWAHTHDELLGLKKEFRQMLSEHATLKALSVKDILTASDGTRKILFNLEDGSVIETVVIPCSRGRTTVCVSSQLGCAMNCQFCYTGRMGLRKHLTTAEIVEQAVFARRLFSSEFGAICNVVFMGMGEPLHNIENVIKAAAIMVDEQGLHFSPRKVTVSTSGLVPQLKRFLRESNCALAVSLNATTDEVRNWIMPINRKYNLSLLLETLREELRLKNKYKVLFEYVMLAGVNDSIDDAKRLIELVRGIPCKINLISFNPHDGSHFRPTPEEKMIEFRNILAEAGVVVFLRLSRGDDQMAACGQLGDPGGVLLPLLRVPGRFQAAAL, encoded by the exons ctCTCGTTGCTTCCTCCTTTCTCGCCGCCTCTGCTCCCGAAACCCTAGCCGCCCACTTCGCCCATCGGCTACTCGCAGGGAGATTG GGTTAGGAGATGGCTCGGGCTCGAAGGTTTTGTTGAAGGAAATGGAGTACCCTGAGCTCGAA AAATGGGTTCATTCGCATGGATTTAGGTCGGGGCAAGCTATGATGCTGTGGAAATGTCTATACGGGAATAATACTTGGGCGCATACCCATGATGAATTGCTCG GTTTGAAAAAGGAATTTAGACAAATGCTAAGCGAGCATGCTACTCTCAAGGCATTATCAGTGAAAGATATCCTTACTGCTTCGGACGGAACTCGGAAG ATTCTGTTCAATCTGGAAGATGGATCAGTGATAGAAACAGTAGTCATTCCTTGCAGTAGAGGGAGGACCACAGTTTGTGTTTCGAGTCAACTGGGCTGCGCCATGAACTGCCAGTTTTGCTACACTGGGAG GATGGGCTTGAGAAAACATTTAACGACAGCTGAAATAGTTGAACAGGCCGTCTTTGCTCGCCGATTGTTCTCTAGTGAATTTGGAGCTATATGCAATGTCGTGTTCATG GGTATGGGTGAACCATTGCATAACATAGAAAATGTAATCAAGGCGGCGGCCATAATGGTTGATGAGCAAGGGCTTCATTTTAGCCCTCGAAAAGTGACCGTCTCAACCAGCGGGCTTGTCCCTCAGTTGAAGCGCTTCCTTCGTGAATCTAACTGTGCGTTAGCTGTGAGTCTCAATGCCACGACAGATGAG GTAAGGAACTGGATTATGCCAATTAACCGCAAATATAATCTTAGCCTGCTTCTCGAGACCTTACGGGAGGAATTACGCCTGAAGAACAAGTATAAAGTACTATTCGAATATGTCATGCTTGCGGGAGTAAATGACAG CATCGACGACGCGAAGAGGCTCATAGAACTCGTCCGGGGAATCCCTTGCAAGATCAACCTCATCTCCTTCAATCCCCATGATGGTTCTCATTTCAGGCCAACACCTGAAGAGAAGATGATAGAGTTTCGGAACATTCTCGCCGAAGCTGGGGTGGTCGTCTTCCTGCGGCTCAGCCGTGGGGACGATCAGATGGCTGCCTGTGGACAGCTGGGGGACCCTGGCGGCGTCCTGCTGCCGCTGCTCCGTGTGCCCGGGCGGTTTCAAGCAGCTGCTCTCTGA